A region of the Kribbella sp. NBC_01245 genome:
CAACTCCAAGTGGCGCTGAACAGCCGCATCCTGATCGAACAGGCCAAAGGAGTGCTGGCCGAGCGAACCGGGGTCGGCGTGGACGCGGCCTTCGCCGTGCTGCGCGCCTACGCGCGCCACAACGGACACAAGCTCAGTGCGGTCGCCGCCGCAGTGATCGACGGCTCCCTGGACGGGGCGATGTCGCAGTCCCTCGGGCAAAGCAAGTAGCGACGAGCTGCTGAGCCCGGCGCGCCACCGGCCGTGGTCAGTGTTTGGCGTTGCGGGACCAAACGAAGCAATAGACGCCGAAGGCGGCGATGCCCAGTGCGGTCATGGTGAGGAGTACCCGGCCGTATGGCTGGTCTCGCAGCATGCGTAGCGCAGGGTCGAGCCCGCCGGCCTTTCTCGAGTCGTGGGCGAGCGCGGCCCAACCGAACAAGGCGCCGACGATCCCGAGCGCGACGCCCTTGGCTGCGTAGCCGACGCGTCCGAGAACGATGGTGCCCGACCCGACGCCGCTGGTCAGGTCGTCGGTGAACTTCGCGGTGGCCGCCTTATACAGGTGGCGGACACCGATCGCGAGGATCACCAGCCCGACGCCGGCGACCAAGATCCGGCCGAACGGCGCCGCCATCAGCCTGGCGGTAGCAGATTTCTCATTGCCGCCACTCGATGATCCAGTGGCCATCATGGCCGCGCTGACACCGATCGCCAGGTAGACCGCCGCACGCCCGAGCGACGACAACTGCTTGCCGACCCGGTCCTTGCCCTGCTTGTCGCGGTGCCCGACCGTAGCCTCGACCAGCTGCCAGACCACCAGCGCGAACAGACCGACCGCGACCACCCACAGCAGTACACCGCCGAACGGCTTGCTGGCGAGCTCTTCCAGCGCACCCTGTTGGGAGGCCTTCTCGTTGGTACGCCCCCACGCCAACTGGCCGGCAATCCACGCAATCAGAAGGTGCACCACGCCGTAGGCGATCAGGCCGACGGTGACCAGCCCCCGGTAGACGCCGCTCCGCTGCGCCTTGCCGCCAACCTGTTCGATCTTGTCGCCCGCGGCCCGCGCCGCACCGCCGGCAGAATCGCCTGAAGTCATGTCAACCCACTCACCGGTCGAAGGGATGCACAGCTGAGATTCACTGACGCTGTCGGCGGTCGCGGACCAGCTTGCGCAGCTGGGTCACGCGTGCGGTGCCGACCACCATGGCAACGACTCCGACGCCGACGCCCGCGATCAGCAGCGCCAGCGCCAGCGGCACGGACCCGTTCATCCACAGGAAGCTGACTTCGACGCGGCGGGTGTTCTGCAGCATGAAGATGATCAACACCACGAGGGTCAGCACGGCCGCGCAGATCCCGACCCAGGCGCCACCCATGCGAGTGCGGGGCACCGGGCTCGCCGGCGTCATGGTTGATGAGGGCTTGGCCGGGTCGATCGTCTCAGGTTTCGGAGCGCCGGCCACCGCGGGATCAGGAACCGTCGGTGACGTACCGGTGTGCGAGCTACGAGTGCGACGCAAGACGGACATGACGTCTCCCATGGAGGGAGCCGGTGTGGCAGGCATCTCAGGAGTGGGATGTCGTCGGTCCCGGACACCCCGATCCTACGCCCGTTGAGACGCGGGGTCCGGCGGGTGAACGGGGCACGAAATTCTGGTGCCCGAGTGTTGAGATGGCGGGTCCGGTGGGCGGACCAGAACCGGGGCTTCGGTAGATTCAGGTATGCCATGAATGCGCAGCCGCCGGTCACCTCAGAAGCCTCACCGAATCGCCCGACCCTGCTGGTCACCCTGACCGGTACGGATCGTCCGGGCCTGACCTCGGCGGTGCTCACCACACTGGCCGGGAAGAACCTCGAGGTGATCGACGCCGAGCAGGTGGTGCTGCGTGGTCATCTCGTCCTCGGTGTGCTGCTCAACGCACCCCGCGACGACTCGTCGCTGAAGGCGGAGCTGGCCCAACTCGCCGCCGACCTGGACGTCGAGATCGAGGTCAACGTCGGTCTCGGCGACAACGAGCCGCGTCGCAAAGGCCGTAGCGGTGTCACCGTCATCGGCCATCCCCTCACCGCCGCTCAACTCGCCGCGATCGCCGGCCGCATCGCCGATACGGGCGCCAACATCGACCGCATCAGCCGCATGGCGCGGTACCCGGTGACGGCCATCGAGATCGCGGTCTCGGGTGCCGAC
Encoded here:
- a CDS encoding DUF1206 domain-containing protein → MTSGDSAGGAARAAGDKIEQVGGKAQRSGVYRGLVTVGLIAYGVVHLLIAWIAGQLAWGRTNEKASQQGALEELASKPFGGVLLWVVAVGLFALVVWQLVEATVGHRDKQGKDRVGKQLSSLGRAAVYLAIGVSAAMMATGSSSGGNEKSATARLMAAPFGRILVAGVGLVILAIGVRHLYKAATAKFTDDLTSGVGSGTIVLGRVGYAAKGVALGIVGALFGWAALAHDSRKAGGLDPALRMLRDQPYGRVLLTMTALGIAAFGVYCFVWSRNAKH